In Caldicellulosiruptor morganii, the following proteins share a genomic window:
- the pheS gene encoding phenylalanine--tRNA ligase subunit alpha: MNFDLSNLKAQCMNEMENVKNLKELEEFQVRYLGKKGIVKNMLKELSSLPPDKRAQAGKELNELKDFIEEQIEHLRVKFEEEEKQRRIQRERIDVTIPGKRVEIGSIHILSQVQKDISEIFLNMGYEIAEGPEVELDYYNFEALNIPADHPARDTQDTFYISDDVLLRTHTSPVQIRVMKSKKPPIKIISPGRVYRSDEVDATHSPIFHQIEGLFVDKGVTMADLKGTLEVFAKRFFGEQTRIRFRPHHFPFTEPSAEVDISCIFCGGKGCRTCKGEGWIEILGAGMVHRKVLANCGIDPDEYTGFAFGMGVERIALLKYEIEDIRLFYENDLRFLRQFR, encoded by the coding sequence TTGAACTTTGATCTTTCCAATTTAAAGGCTCAGTGTATGAATGAGATGGAAAACGTTAAGAATTTAAAAGAGCTTGAAGAATTTCAGGTTAGATATTTAGGGAAAAAAGGTATTGTCAAGAATATGTTAAAGGAGCTTTCCAGCCTTCCACCCGACAAGAGAGCACAGGCTGGAAAAGAATTGAATGAATTGAAAGACTTTATTGAAGAACAAATAGAACATTTGAGAGTAAAATTCGAAGAAGAAGAAAAACAAAGGAGAATACAGAGAGAGAGAATTGATGTTACAATTCCCGGGAAAAGAGTGGAAATAGGATCAATTCACATACTATCTCAGGTGCAGAAAGATATAAGTGAAATATTTTTGAATATGGGATATGAGATTGCCGAAGGACCTGAAGTAGAGCTTGATTATTACAATTTTGAAGCTTTGAATATCCCTGCTGACCATCCAGCCCGTGATACTCAGGATACTTTTTATATTTCAGATGATGTTTTGCTAAGGACACATACCTCACCTGTTCAAATTCGAGTTATGAAAAGCAAGAAGCCTCCGATCAAAATAATTTCTCCTGGAAGGGTTTACAGGTCCGATGAGGTTGATGCAACACACTCACCTATATTTCATCAAATAGAGGGGCTTTTTGTTGATAAAGGGGTTACAATGGCTGACTTGAAAGGGACACTTGAAGTCTTTGCAAAGAGATTTTTTGGTGAACAAACACGAATAAGATTTAGACCACATCATTTTCCATTTACAGAGCCTTCTGCTGAGGTTGATATATCATGTATCTTCTGTGGTGGAAAGGGTTGCAGGACATGCAAAGGAGAAGGATGGATTGAGATATTGGGGGCAGGGATGGTGCACAGGAAGGTTTTAGCAAACTGTGGGATTGACCCGGATGAATACACCGGGTTTGCATTTGGTATGGGTGTTGAAAGAATAGCTCTTTTGAAATATGAAATTGAAGATATTAGACTCTTTTATGAGAATGACCTTAGGTTTTTGAGACAATTTAGATAA
- the mtaB gene encoding tRNA (N(6)-L-threonylcarbamoyladenosine(37)-C(2))-methylthiotransferase MtaB: MKVAFYTLGCKVNQYETQAIAEGFKKAGYEIVDFDKQADIYVINTCTVTNISDRKSRQAIKRAKKISPDSIVVVMGCYPQVYPQEVQKIDGVDIVVGTRNREKILEYVTEYLRKKKKIVDVNNEYKRDIFEELKVSGFSERTRAFIKIEEGCEQFCSYCIIPYARGSVVSRSLDSILEEVERLASNGYKEFVITGINISAYGKDLDYKITLLDVVEEISKIEKVKRIRLSSLEPIVMKEDFIRRLVNIEKLCHHLHLSLQSGSDKILRLMNRHYTTEEYRKIVNTVRNYWEDVGFTTDIIVGFPGESDEDFDITVKFVQEIGFSRIHVFRFSPKKGTKAYDMPDQVSSQEKDKRSEILKSIAKQLSLNFHKRFEGKILDVLVEESSSIEGYIEGYSGNYIRTLVPKKDSIKLNEIYKVKVTQVFDEYVIGKIII, translated from the coding sequence TTGAAAGTAGCTTTTTATACACTTGGGTGCAAGGTAAACCAATACGAAACACAGGCAATTGCTGAAGGGTTTAAAAAAGCTGGCTATGAGATAGTAGACTTTGATAAACAGGCAGATATCTACGTTATAAACACGTGCACAGTCACAAATATTAGTGATAGAAAATCCAGGCAGGCAATAAAACGAGCCAAAAAAATCTCCCCAGACAGTATAGTAGTGGTTATGGGTTGTTATCCGCAGGTCTATCCGCAGGAAGTTCAAAAGATTGATGGAGTTGATATAGTTGTTGGTACAAGAAACAGGGAAAAAATTTTAGAATATGTAACTGAATATTTAAGGAAAAAGAAGAAGATTGTGGATGTGAACAATGAATACAAAAGAGATATTTTTGAAGAGTTAAAAGTATCTGGATTTAGTGAAAGAACAAGAGCGTTTATAAAAATAGAAGAGGGTTGCGAACAGTTTTGTTCTTACTGTATAATTCCATATGCAAGAGGTTCTGTTGTCAGCAGGAGTCTGGATTCCATTTTAGAAGAAGTAGAAAGGCTTGCATCAAATGGCTATAAAGAATTTGTAATCACAGGTATCAATATATCTGCATACGGTAAGGATTTGGATTATAAGATTACACTTCTTGACGTAGTGGAAGAAATTAGTAAGATCGAAAAAGTAAAAAGAATTCGACTGAGCTCACTTGAGCCAATTGTTATGAAAGAGGATTTTATAAGAAGACTGGTAAATATAGAGAAGCTATGCCATCATCTGCATCTGTCTCTTCAGAGCGGGAGCGATAAAATTTTGAGACTGATGAACAGGCATTATACAACTGAGGAGTACAGAAAAATTGTAAATACAGTGAGAAATTATTGGGAAGATGTTGGTTTTACAACAGATATTATTGTTGGCTTTCCAGGAGAGAGTGATGAGGATTTTGACATTACAGTAAAATTTGTGCAGGAGATAGGATTTTCAAGAATTCATGTTTTTAGATTTTCTCCGAAGAAAGGTACAAAGGCATATGATATGCCAGATCAAGTGAGCAGTCAAGAAAAAGATAAGAGAAGTGAGATTTTAAAAAGCATAGCCAAGCAACTTTCGTTGAATTTTCACAAAAGGTTTGAGGGGAAAATACTGGATGTATTAGTAGAAGAAAGTTCAAGCATTGAAGGGTATATTGAAGGATACTCAGGCAACTATATTCGCACGCTTGTTCCTAAAAAGGACTCGATTAAGCTAAATGAAATCTACAAAGTTAAGGTAACGCAGGTTTTTGATGAGTATGTTATAGGTAAGATAATAATTTGA